The DNA region TGGACAAAAATCCTCTGAGGCTTAAATAAATTACtagttcagtatcaagttaacagttcaaaacagtaaataaaatactcaagtcctcattctgtatcaaaagcgttaaactacattcaattaattaaatgttATGAATCAaacattaaatttgttaaaattgctcccattattccataatttcacttctgtctactttggaaatgtgaaagtttgaaaactatttcatcatataaagatagattcacgtcaagattttgccaatttaggattattttagataaaaagttaattaggttcacttggaaggtttgctacaacagtcttccagagaagtctactgctttaagatgctgtttacttacgccggcgagtctgtcatttcgcatcttgttcaatatacatgtgatatctaccgtggcaTTATGTGGGCATAATTTATAGTgtctgtcggctgcagtcaggtattattgataTTTTATCTAgtgccatgagttgagcatgatgtttactatgttttatttccgcttttcttggcatatttcaataaacggaatttggatgtttgtgaataattctcgaatcttccacggccgaattgcgaataatctaagaattggaaattttgcacacctctgtcGTGTACTGTACATTACAAGTCTTAAGTGGGTATGAATTGTGTTTTTTCCAAGCGAAGACCAGGCGGAGGCTTGGTGAAACAGTACTGCTTCCGCTTAGAACGTGTATGGACGTGCACAGGCGCGTGTTCACTCAAAACAGGGCTATTTGGGgcagtctcagttaaaatgtcagggctctgtgtacccatcagggcattggtggagcatgaattgagtaaaaaagtatttcaaattaacacaaaaaaatattataccGCCTGTAATGTTCAGTTGTTTTcatataaaatgaaaaaaagatgcAGGCAGTCTGGGACATTGTCCTTGTAAGTTAATCATTTCTGAGATATCGACTTTTGCAAGTGTCTGTGACTTAATGCAGATTAACTTGATTTTTCATTTCAGAGGGATCAACCCTGAAGGTCTTCAGTTTCTCTTTTTACTAttgttttgttagttttttaattttcctTCTGTATGTGAAATGTCTGCCTTTCAAATGATGTTACTCGATTCAAGCACAGACTTCCACTAAGCAGCAACAATAATGCCAGGTAGAGGTAACAGTAAAAGTCCCCCCAGACTACTCCGTTAGCAAAATTTCTTTATGTTCAGGGTAATTTATTGAATTCCCCAATCAGTCTTTTCAAAGTCGTCTTGCATGCGAGTGCTCTTGCTAATGCTGGAAGCTAATCGGTTTAACGCAACAACTAATTGCTTTTTGACTCTCCTAATAGGCTAAGTAAGTCATTGATCGCAAATGCAGTCCATCTACTTAATGAAATGCTACGATATGGCTTAAATCCTATCTTTTGTCCTGGCAGGGATCTGATGCCAAAGACCTTGGAAGGCCAGATCACCATGGAGAAGACCCCCAGCTACTTCGTGACCAAAGAAGCGCCCGCCCGCATCTCGGCCATGTCGCGGGATACCAAGCTGATCGTGGTGGTGCGGGACCCTGTCACCCGGGCCATTTCAGACTACACGCAGACGTTATCTAAGAAGCCTGACATTCCGTCCTTTGAGAGTCTCACCTTCAAGAACATGACGACGGGTCTCATCGACACGTCATGGAGTGCCATCCAGATTGGCATCTACGCCAAGCACCTGGACAACTGGTTGCAGTACTTCCCCATGGAGCAGATCCTGTTCGTGAGTGGCGAGCGGCTAATCAGCGACCCGGCCGGTGAGCTGGGCCGTGTGCAGGACTTCCTGGGCCTCAAGCGAATCATCACTGATAAACACTTCTACTTCAACCAGACCAAGGGGTTCCCGTGCCTTAAGAAGGCCGAGGGCAGCAGCAAGCCCCACTGTCTGGGCAAAACCAAAGGGCGCACCCACCCTGACATTCGTCCCGAAGTGGTGCGCCGCCTCAGAGACTTCTACCGGCCGTTTAACATGAAGTTCTACCAGATGACGGCACACAACTTTGGCTGGGATTGATGGGAGGGAGTGAAAAAGacttcatctgtattttttattattattattactattattattgttgttgttgttgtcaaatcACAGATAATTGAAAGGCAAAATGTGGAGATATtgctatatatatgtaaaatgtacagaaatctattttataataatttatttttatttctaagcAATTAATTCACTAAGCTGCCTAACCATATTTGTTCATAATATCCGGCtcacatgtttgtttgttttttgttattaaaCGAACATTCCTTGTGTCTGTTTGGCAAGCGTTTAGCTAACCAGGAATATTGTTGGATTTAACACAGAGCTCCGAGTAAAAAGCACCAGATTAGGGATTCGTTGTGCTCACGTTCCTTCAATATTAGAATCACTAAGAAAGTTATCATTACCATGGTTACTGTTGTTAGTACCGCTACTAGCATTGATATTCCCAGTGGCACAAGTTTTATTAGTACTGTTACtaaggatgtcccgatcacataatTTTGCACCTGTCTGAATCTGAGTCACCCAAttatgagattttctttttttgagagtcccgatccgataccgaaaaataatatgtattgtttttgtttttgtttttggaacaaaagttccaaacatgtcacAGTACTGTAcgttttacagtacttccttttCCACTGTTTCCCggagtgttgcagagtataaaacatatatatttttgtaacttTTGTCAATGCCATTGTGTTTCTGGATTATTCTGttgctttttagcccttaaaatgtataataaatTCATAAATTAGGCCCAAATGATATTAGAAGAAATTAATATAGCGATACACGGTATATTGCCAAAGCTACACACATACTTTTTTCTTCAGGTGCACCAAcacaaaatgcttgtctttattaaatgcttcattgagtgagtccactcaaattcactcacgctttgacgctcacgctgccgagGACAGCCTCTCACTTGAATGAGTTGCGACAAACTGGTTTGTAACAAActgaacgatgattgacgcatttgtgcctttgatggtAGACCTACCCAGCCTTCTCTCgctagatcaaagctacaaagttGTTAATCATCAAATTATCGTTAACTGTAATgaccaggaaaaaaaacagtttggttgCACTGCTTAGCTCGCAGGAGGGATGTGAGGCGgcatgagcatgaagcagaaaaacaaatatattatttaaattaaaaacccgatcccttTCACGGGATTCAGatcttctgaaaaatggcgcgcttgcccgatttctgatcatatgatcggatcgggacatccctaactgTTACTATTGTTACAGTTGCTAGTATTGCAACCAAGGGCgttggtttggtctcaacaatgGTAGGGAtggtataacagcataacctacatgtccactttttgctggggacgggacattaataagaccaaacagattgggggtcagggctacatttctcatgaatatgaacctaattaattgataggctaaattatcaatgcaaaataaatctatttTGACTTTCATGTTTATTGGTTCGGGTGATAAACCAATCAGTTCAGATCttagttttcaaaaactactaaagaaacattttgaaaacttccagaataaatgtatggattttattagcaaatttaaattacaatatttgaacataaattatatcaaCATACACTTGTTAATTATCTctaaactatccaggaatgcaaaacataaacatttgtcttaagaccactcaacattgtctgtctaaataaagaaattaaatataattgaaaaaaacttCCTAGAGatcaacaaaaataaaagattAGTGAGTCTAATTTACATTAACAGTaggaaacacatacaggaggacaagtCTCTCCAAGCAGCGTCCTACTTGAgtattgcaggttagcaagttcacacagtttaatgttatgctaaatctgtggtcggacttttagtagcaaaattaggagtgtgttccccacctccacaacattgctgtctttttacattacttacagtggctgctggtaCTGCTGGTCGAAAAAATTCGAAGGGgacggaggaggtggcatgttgtatttttgtgaGGGCAGTGTGTTGGGGTGTGGggggtgtcaagtcatcagccaatcaaacgtgcgttttcgggaaaaaaatggactggcatattcagcaagtcaaaagatgtgaatgtaagtctgaacataatgaaaataactgAATtacggtagggtcaattctatccttaaaacatttggcaagacattataaattacctatataactaaagtcattatatcatgcaaataagCTTGCTTAAAAATTAGtggagacaatttgagcattgtGAAATGTTTGTCATGTTCtgtcctatgcaaacctacgcccttgattgcaACTAACACTAGTACAGCTTCTATTTTCGCTGGCATTGCGCAATACCCATTAATATCACATCTAATGATTGTATCACTTGTAACTCTACTAACAATAGTATCACTGATAACACTATTGTTGTTGCTAGTACTGTGACTATCACATGTTCCTTCATGACAGCTAGCAGCTAACACTAACTTCTTGAATAGCAGCACTCAGATCAATTGGACTATTTGCTCCTCAACGTGCACTGAATCCAACATTTGCATTTTCAGGACTTTTCCAACCCTCCTACGCTCATAAAAGAGTTGTCCATCAAATGTTTTTGACGTTATGCAAATGGTGTATCGCTAAAAGGCAAATTTATCTCAATCCGtcccaccctttttttttttttttttttaacgatggCCGAGTGCAGTCAGTGAAAATTGGATAGAGCATCGTGGAGGCTAAGCTAAACTTTAGCATCCAACTATGCAatatgcctttaaaaaaaaaaacttatgtatCTCACCAGTCATGACTTCTATTCAACTTTATCCAACCCccaaaacaaaaatcacatttacagtACAAATGCTCATCCTAACGCCTTAttttctgcttgttttgttCCTACTTGAATTGTTAATATGCAAGAAGGGAGATTGAGCTAGGTTGTTTGTGCTCTTTGTTTGATCGTACATGAGCAGACATCACGTATAAGAACGTGAGGCCTGATTGTAGCAAAAACGCTCTGATTTTGTGCCTCTTAAAATTCCTCTTCCTTTGGTTACTATCCGTTtagttgtttcttttttttttaagttcaagTTCACATTTTGTTTCCTTGATGCAATGTTTAAAGAGGCATTTACAGTTGTCATGCTCTGTGTTGAAAGACTTTGGAGATTCTTGAAGGGGAAGGTCCGACTGGGACCGCCGCAATCATGCGAAACATGAGATTAAAAAGTGACCGTGCGCTCGAAGCTGAATTGTTTTTATATGGTTGAGTTTTATTCAACCTATCTTGTCTTACTACATTGACATGTGTGACACAGTGACTCTAAAGACTTATCTTTATTGGTGTGTGAATTTTACTCACCATGCAAAGAGCAAAATTCAATGGCTGTTTCTAGACAATTACTAAACATTCATAATATTTCTTTGTATGAAGAAATAAATAAGTATATATTTTACCAAAATATTGTGCTGTCTCCTTGACTTTTATGTACAAATGAAGGATGCTATTTTAATATTAATGATCGAAattccgtaatttttggacaataagctgctacttttttccttcgttttgaatcctgtggtttatggtccagtgcggcttatttggtgATTTTGTGGTGGGActtaatagataacactttatttggcagccggcatcataagattgtcaaaagacaatcataattatgacatgacactgcaatgagcattaataaatgcttataacagatgtcattaagtgtcatccagcaaattatgtcactaactccatttatgtccagctcggatatcttacatctattcaaaagtaagataatttgcaggatgacaccaaatgacatctgttataagcattcattaatgctcattgcagtgtcatgtcataattatgattgtcaaatgacagtcttgtggtatcactgtcaaataaagtgttaccaaataccataactagcaattaattaaacaactggaacagtaactgaagaaaaaattagcacataacatgaattttgattgtcatttacatctgtactgctgcaatgcatgctaggaggcatgttggacgacaacagtgttgacaacaggtggcagcggatgttgactgtctcccccaatggAGAAGTGATGGCTGAATTAAGCTTCTGAGGGAGTTAAGCTTTGCAGTCgattagttcaaagcttcatggtggttcatttggtctcatgacagtcgtataaaggctgtcaaataaagtgttaccggttaatatcttttggtgtaactatcccataatacagtgaggacagctgcggcttatagtcaggtgcgccttatagtgcgaaaattacggtaactcgtGAATGCAGCATACTGCAAAACGGGTGCAGAACAGTAATTCCAGGATGACTTcacaatactgtatattgtacaCTTATACATTGGATAAAAACAGTTCTCATACATGTATTTGTAACTGTTTCATTATGAACATTACTATTTCATGAAATGGTTTAATTTACTAAAGCTACATCTattaaaaacaagcaaaaacgtTGTAAATGAACTTTTATCAAAATGTACTCTTACATACAGCCATTACCTTACTACAAAATGTAGCCACTCTTGTAATGAGGTCAGTAAAtagcatgtaaaaaaaattaagattttgaGCAGTAAAGTTTGCCCAGAAGGGCGAGAACACAAGGACGATGTCATATTTTTTCGAGACAGAAAAATTTTTATCGTTTCAATGACGCAAAATGGACAATGAATGAATCAAAGTCTGCTCCTCATATAGCCTATTTGGTTGAATACGGGCTCCAGTTGTCCTGTGTGCATTTTCCCTGTACACAcatctcaaaatatgtttgTTAGGATAATGGAAAACTCTTAATTGCTGTTGGGTATGGAGGTGAATATGAATGCTTGTTTGTTTGTGCCTGCGAGCGACTATTGACCACATCATATTGACCCCGCCTCTCGCGCCCAGTCAACTGAGATAGACTTTGGCTTACTCGTGATATTAGAATAGCAGAATAGAAAATGGATGGGTGGTTTGATACTTCCTTCCTGTTCTGGTCTGATGCAGCAAAGCCATAACGGAAGCAGTGCGGGTGGCTTTAGGTGCCCTGCAGCTGTTTAGGAATGTTTTTCTTGTAAAAGCCACCAATGTTTCCATAATGAGACAGAGCAGCAGAAGCAGCTCACCTGTTGTGTTTACAAGGTTCTCAAACACCTCTGTGCAGGAACAAGAAGGAccatttagttttttaaatggctaaaaagATTTGAGTTCAAACTCATTTGAAATTGTAACCAGTAGCAATTTGAACACAAACCCCAATTTTTCAAATATATCAATATCAAATATAATCAGAGGTAGGTAGTGTAGCTAAATATTGTACTCATCTAAGAGCGTTACTTCAAACTAatattacttgagtaaaactATTCATCCAAAAAGTTGTTAAAGTACAAGTAAAGTACTCAAGTATATACTAAATGtagtatatataaatacagtatatatacatatatcaagTAATCAAGTAAGTAATACTCAAGGACTCAAGTAGCGAATTACTGCTTATGGCAtcggtttttcttttctttttctttttttgttttgcttttaagaatGGTATACAgcagtacctctacttacgaacgtctcttcatacagaattttcaggttaaggggatctatggatagaaagacttgtagtttttaaaaaataaaaattattacgagttaaaataatttggtatTGGAACCCCtcattttatacaatttgtaaaatttgtttaactataGATGACTATACTATAACTATggatgtcgcagggcggtgacgtcacatagtTAAGCTGCCGGGTAGGACTCTAGCgatataaacatgtcatcttttCAACCATTTCAgtttgaacccaagaggaacataaatgagcatgacagcactgtagaTATTTGGAACGAGCAGCAAACCCAAAATGagcaggaaagacaggatgagacgtgACGAGGTTAggcgggacctctactgtatgtgtactagtatatcccagcgtcctcttcatttgcccctcgtGTTCTGAGTGTACTAACTTTTATCATAGACTTCTAAAAATCTATTtacctgacacttcgtcattctttgcgtcacgccttatcagagggagccgagcttcatttagtaatagccgaagacggcacactctcatgtcggatttaagcttggatttacttacgattggacttaactacgaaagctgtaccgcatacaaacaggagggattgtctcaggagtgatttgttcgaggattcaaggtaaatattatatttttcgtaccatgcatgcgtgattgaagcatttagtcgcaggaattttcttctttgtttacacatggtggctgactagcctcatagttggcaatatttaggcaaaataaatgctacctgcacggtttatttgcttttaaccaagaatcaagactgttttacgtccatatctatgaagaattcagggatttaagcatttgttcacaagaattttcgctagAAAAACTCCTTTTACGCTAGGctgctgctagcctcattcgctaacatagtagcatggtacttcctcaatatacgtaaaataagcgCTAACTGTACgggttctttgcttttaaccaagaatcgagactgttttacgtccatatctatgaagaattcggggatttaagcatttattcacaagaattttcaccagaaaagctctgtttacgccaagcagccgctagcctcatttgctaatagtatgtagtgtataatgataatacagGGATATTCTATTCTACTAGTATAATacattgtgattgtatatacaatttattaattatctatttacatattatttatgattgattctgcattttttcctcaagtattgagTTTCTACTGTTAAattaagtgatttattagctgttgaaaactgataaaaaaataagttgctattttggtcgaaaacatatatgttaaatattgctattgatgctGTAaagataggtgattatctctgcatttggtgatttttgtgcatctagtgtaaaatctgagactttaatagccattttaagttgtgttatacttatataaaaaataattaatcgggatttcatAAGGGAacatctttgaattttttgatgccgctgctcatggagactcatatatggctaaggtaggtgcctgttttggttttaggtcggtggcAGGTtcggttttgtaaatatttgaatttgaagtttttgaaactgggccccctacgaatcggccccatttcccgtgtcatgtcaataagttatgaagtctatgcttttattcattcttcttcttttttctacattatgcacaactctgattttatgtttatcgtgcaataatctaatagtaacatgtatttgttgcacgttttgatgcatttttatgcattgtaaaagatttatgtctgaactttGTGGGGCTTGGAATGGATCacagcatttacatggaaaacgcgtccctacttacagaatttttaaGTCACTAAACTacctccagaaccaattaattattCGTAGgtagatgtaccactgtattatttttCATCTAATTATGATTATAACCTATTATATGACTACATTAGGCCAAATTaaacccccaaaaatccaaGTAGGTCCAGCTGGGGCCTGCAGTTCTCACCTTCCATTCGCTTCCTTCCACGACCTGGTGCCTTCCGCATCCCATGGGGTGGAAAAAGTGGTTAGGGTTTTGATGCCTTCTGCGACCTATAGCTAGCGCCGGCCCTGACCATGTggcttgctgactttattcagctgcacaaatgattagcatgtatcagttaacaTCCGCACattatcaaaaacaatcacatcaacTCCCCCcatgtattcgaccacaattgaaaatgcacagTAAGCAgtacaaaacaggttatatacatctGTTACctttgtggatgcttcacaagcaacaaatgtgcgcgcaggcttgcagctgtaatctttcccTCTCTTTCTCACTTGTCTAGGGACTCGTGTAaggactctagtgtagccctaAGTAGTAGCGtaggagtagcgtttcttctctcCTCTAACTTAGAGCTCTAAGAAGTGCATTTTTCTCAtaaggttactcaagtaaatgtaacagaataaatgtaacgtgttactacccacctctgaaaataatcatgatttttttttttttttttt from Corythoichthys intestinalis isolate RoL2023-P3 chromosome 21, ASM3026506v1, whole genome shotgun sequence includes:
- the hs3st3b1b gene encoding heparan sulfate glucosamine 3-O-sulfotransferase 3B1b codes for the protein MEYSASRPSPSCRFPGAVKKKTLLLSIMLFIWIFLVYSCVGPCSTGVVLDSPRDRYRERDRAPSALVERTERSDLLSRLRWEDMDYYEEPAAAHGAASRDLLLSDESESRAPELRASEPSALSSFSNGAGSKKLPQAIIIGVKKGGTRALLEFLRVHPDIRAVGAEPHFFDRNYDNGLEWYRDLMPKTLEGQITMEKTPSYFVTKEAPARISAMSRDTKLIVVVRDPVTRAISDYTQTLSKKPDIPSFESLTFKNMTTGLIDTSWSAIQIGIYAKHLDNWLQYFPMEQILFVSGERLISDPAGELGRVQDFLGLKRIITDKHFYFNQTKGFPCLKKAEGSSKPHCLGKTKGRTHPDIRPEVVRRLRDFYRPFNMKFYQMTAHNFGWD